In a genomic window of Urocitellus parryii isolate mUroPar1 chromosome 11, mUroPar1.hap1, whole genome shotgun sequence:
- the Ltap1 gene encoding protein C1orf43 homolog isoform X1 gives MASSSNWLSGVNVVLVMAYGSLVFVLLFIFVKRQIMRFAMKSRRGPHVPVGHNAPKDLKEEIDIRLSRVQDIKYEPQLLADDDARLLQLETQGSQSCYNYLYRMKALDAIRASEIPFHAEGRHPCSLMGKNFRSYLLDLRNTSTPFKGVRKALIDTLLDGYETARYGTGVFGQSEYLRYQEALSELATIVKARVGSSQRQHQSAAKDLTQSPEVSPTTIQVTYLPSSQKSKRAKHFLELKSFKDNYNTLESTL, from the exons ATGGCGTCCAGCAGTAACTGGCTGTCCGGGGTGAATGTCGTGCTGGTGATGGCCTACGGGAGCCTG GTATTTGTACTACTGTTTATTTTTGTGAAGAGGCAAATCATGCGCTTTGCAATGAAATCTAGAAGGGGACCCCATGTCCCTGTGGGACACAATGCCCCCAAG GACTTGAAAGAGGAGATTGATATTCGACTATCCAGGGTTCAGGATATCAAGTATGAACCTCAGCTCCTTGCAGATGATGATGCAAGACTGCTACAACTGGAAACTCAGGGAAGTCAAA GTTGCTACAACTATCTGTATAGGATGAAAGCTCTGGATGCTATCCGTGCTTCTG AGATCCCATTTCATGCTGAAGGCAGACACCCCTGTTCCTTAATGGGCAAGAATTTCCGCTCCTACTTGCTAGATCTTCGAAACACTAGTACTCCTTTCAAGGGTGTGCGGAAGGCCCTTATCGATACCCTGCTGGATGGCTACGAGACAGCCCGCTATGGGACAGGG gTGTTTGGCCAGAGTGAGTACCTGCGCTATCAAGAGGCCCTGAGTGAGCTGGCCACTAT TGTCAAAGCACGAGTTGGGAGCTCTCAGCGACAGCACCAGTCAGCAGCCAAAGACCTAACTCAGTCCCCTGAAGTCTCCCCAACTACTATCCAGGTGACATACCTTCCCTCCAGTCAGAAGAGTAAACGTGCCAAGCATTTCCTGGAATTGAAGAGCTTTAAGGATAACTATAACACATTGGAGAGCACTCTGTGA
- the Ltap1 gene encoding protein C1orf43 homolog isoform X2, with protein MASSSNWLSGVNVVLVMAYGSLDLKEEIDIRLSRVQDIKYEPQLLADDDARLLQLETQGSQSCYNYLYRMKALDAIRASEIPFHAEGRHPCSLMGKNFRSYLLDLRNTSTPFKGVRKALIDTLLDGYETARYGTGVFGQSEYLRYQEALSELATIVKARVGSSQRQHQSAAKDLTQSPEVSPTTIQVTYLPSSQKSKRAKHFLELKSFKDNYNTLESTL; from the exons ATGGCGTCCAGCAGTAACTGGCTGTCCGGGGTGAATGTCGTGCTGGTGATGGCCTACGGGAGCCTG GACTTGAAAGAGGAGATTGATATTCGACTATCCAGGGTTCAGGATATCAAGTATGAACCTCAGCTCCTTGCAGATGATGATGCAAGACTGCTACAACTGGAAACTCAGGGAAGTCAAA GTTGCTACAACTATCTGTATAGGATGAAAGCTCTGGATGCTATCCGTGCTTCTG AGATCCCATTTCATGCTGAAGGCAGACACCCCTGTTCCTTAATGGGCAAGAATTTCCGCTCCTACTTGCTAGATCTTCGAAACACTAGTACTCCTTTCAAGGGTGTGCGGAAGGCCCTTATCGATACCCTGCTGGATGGCTACGAGACAGCCCGCTATGGGACAGGG gTGTTTGGCCAGAGTGAGTACCTGCGCTATCAAGAGGCCCTGAGTGAGCTGGCCACTAT TGTCAAAGCACGAGTTGGGAGCTCTCAGCGACAGCACCAGTCAGCAGCCAAAGACCTAACTCAGTCCCCTGAAGTCTCCCCAACTACTATCCAGGTGACATACCTTCCCTCCAGTCAGAAGAGTAAACGTGCCAAGCATTTCCTGGAATTGAAGAGCTTTAAGGATAACTATAACACATTGGAGAGCACTCTGTGA
- the Ltap1 gene encoding protein C1orf43 homolog isoform X3, protein MKALDAIRASEIPFHAEGRHPCSLMGKNFRSYLLDLRNTSTPFKGVRKALIDTLLDGYETARYGTGVFGQSEYLRYQEALSELATIVKARVGSSQRQHQSAAKDLTQSPEVSPTTIQVTYLPSSQKSKRAKHFLELKSFKDNYNTLESTL, encoded by the exons ATGAAAGCTCTGGATGCTATCCGTGCTTCTG AGATCCCATTTCATGCTGAAGGCAGACACCCCTGTTCCTTAATGGGCAAGAATTTCCGCTCCTACTTGCTAGATCTTCGAAACACTAGTACTCCTTTCAAGGGTGTGCGGAAGGCCCTTATCGATACCCTGCTGGATGGCTACGAGACAGCCCGCTATGGGACAGGG gTGTTTGGCCAGAGTGAGTACCTGCGCTATCAAGAGGCCCTGAGTGAGCTGGCCACTAT TGTCAAAGCACGAGTTGGGAGCTCTCAGCGACAGCACCAGTCAGCAGCCAAAGACCTAACTCAGTCCCCTGAAGTCTCCCCAACTACTATCCAGGTGACATACCTTCCCTCCAGTCAGAAGAGTAAACGTGCCAAGCATTTCCTGGAATTGAAGAGCTTTAAGGATAACTATAACACATTGGAGAGCACTCTGTGA
- the Cfap141 gene encoding cilia- and flagella-associated protein 141: MSAEKITKVEENFQRALEFKKMVNRWQTSHIHCAWQMTLSQRRNPYTILRMQDDMVKELALANKQLLKVRQAALHQLFEKEHQQYQQELNQMGKAFYVERL; the protein is encoded by the exons ATGTCTGCGGAAAAGATAACAAAAGTAGAAGAG AACTTTCAAAGGGCCCTAGAATTTAAGAAGATGGTCAACAG GTGGCAAACTTCACATATTCACTGTGCATGGCAGATGACATTGAGCCAGAGGAGAAACCCATACACCATCCTAAGGATGCAGGATGACATGGTAAAGGAATTGGCACTGGCCAACAAACAACTACTGAAG GTCCGTCAAGCTGCCCTGCACCAGCTGTTTGAAAAGGAGCATCAGCAGTACCAGCAAGAACTAAATCAGATGGGCAAAGCTTTTTATGTGGAGAGACTCTGA